A stretch of the Rosa rugosa chromosome 5, drRosRugo1.1, whole genome shotgun sequence genome encodes the following:
- the LOC133708747 gene encoding UDP-glucose 6-dehydrogenase 2 → MVKICCIGAGYVGGPTMAVIALKCPDIEVAVVDISVPRISAWNSDTLPIYEPGLDDVVKQRRGKNLFFSTDVEKHVMEADIVFVSVNTPTKTQGLGAGKAADLTYWESAARMIADVSKSDKIVVEKSTVPVKTAEAIEKILTHNSKGINFQILSNPEFLAEGTAIQDLFNPDRVLIGGRETPAGEKAIQELKKVYARWVPEEQIICSNLWSAELSKLAANAFLAQRISSVNAMSALCEATGADVTQVSHAVGKDTRIGPKFLNASVGFGGSCFQKDILNLVYICECNGLPEVANYWKQVIKINDYQKSRFVNRVVSSMFNTVSGKKIAILGFAFKKDTGDTRETPAIDVCKGLLGDKARLSIYDPQVNEEQIQRDLAMKKFDWDHPIHLQPLSPTAVKQVSVVWDAYAATKDAHGICILTEWDEFKSLDYKKIYDQMQKPAFVFDGRNVVDAEKLRQIGFIVYSIGKPLDDWLKDLPAIA, encoded by the coding sequence ATGGTGAAGATCTGTTGCATAGGAGCTGGATATGTTGGTGGGCCTACTATGGCTGTGATTGCCCTTAAGTGCCCAGATATTGAAGTAGCCGTTGTTGACATTTCTGTGCCACGGATCAGTGCCTGGAACAGTGATACTCTCCCCATATATGAGCCTGGCCTTGATGATGTGGTGAAACAACGCAGAGGAAAGAACCTATTCTTCAGCACTGATGTCGAGAAACATGTTATGGAGGCAGACATTGTCTTTGTTTCAGTCAACACACCTACCAAGACCCAGGGTCTTGGTGCTGGAAAAGCAGCTGATCTTACCTACTGGGAGAGCGCTGCTCGTATGATTGCAGATGTATCAAAGTCTGACAAAATTGTTGTTGAGAAATCAACTGTGCCTGTGAAAACAGCTGAGGCTATTGAAAAGATTCTGACTCACAACAGCAAAGGCATCAACTTCCAAATTCTTTCCAACCCTGAATTCCTTGCCGAGGGAACTGCAATCCAAGACCTTTTCAATCCTGACAGAGTCCTCATTGGAGGTAGGGAAACCCCAGCAGGTGAGAAGGCAATCCAAGAACTCAAGAAGGTTTATGCCCGCTGGGTTCCTGAAGAACAAATTATTTGCTCTAATCTGTGGTCTGCTGAGCTTTCAAAGCTTGCTGCCAATGCCTTCTTGGCACAGAGGATATCTTCTGTCAATGCCATGTCAGCTCTCTGTGAAGCAACTGGTGCAGATGTCACTCAAGTGTCACATGCTGTTGGCAAGGACACAAGAATAGGGCCTAAGTTCTTAAATGCCAGCGTTGGTTTTGGCGGATCTTGCTTCCAGAAGGATATCTTGAACTTGGTATATATCTGTGAGTGCAATGGCCTTCCTGAGGTCGCAAACTACTGGAAACAGGTCATTAAGATTAATGACTACCAGAAGTCCCGGTTTGTCAACCGAGTGGTTTCCTCAATGTTCAACACGGTCTCCGGTAAGAAGATTGCAATTCTGGGATTTGCCTTCAAGAAGGACACTGGTGACACCAGGGAGACCCCAGCCATTGATGTGTGTAAAGGGCTGTTGGGTGACAAGGCCAGGTTGAGCATATACGATCCTCAGGTTAACGAGGAGCAGATCCAGAGGGATCTTGCAATGAAGAAGTTTGATTGGGACCATCCTATTCATCTTCAACCTTTGAGCCCCACTGCTGTGAAGCAAGTTAGCGTAGTCTGGGATGCTTATGCGGCAACAAAGGATGCTCATGGCATTTGCATCCTGACCGAGTGGGATGAATTCAAAAGCCTTGACTACAAGAAGATCTATGATCAGATGCAGAAGCCTGCTTTTGTCTTCGATGGAAGAAATGTTGTTGATGCAGAGAAGCTGAGGCAAATTGGATTTATTGTTTATTCCATTGGAAAGCCCCTCGACGACTGGCTCAAGGACTTGCCTGCTATTGCCTAA